CATCGAAACCGGCTATGAGCTCCTTCGGGCCAGCCCCGAACCTGGTTCTTGGCTTCGTCGATGGCCTCTCGTGCCATCCACCAAGCAGGCCCACTTTGCCCCATGGGCGCCTCCTCCGGCGAGAAAACCGAGATAGGACCCCAGCCCAGTCCGAACCGGACCTCAAACGATCCCTTGGCGTGGAGCTGAACGGCGAGGGTGGCGAGGAGAGCCTCCTTTAGAGACTCATAAACACCCTGAAACTCGTCCCCTACAGAACAGCTCAGGGGTTGAAGGGCGGGAACTCTCTGGTTGACCAGCTGGAGAAGCCGGCGGAGCTCCCTGAGCAGGCTTGCTTGATCGGGATAGCCACGAGAGTCGACAACGTCCCCGAGGACGGTGGCAAAGTGTTCGGGAAGCTCTCGGAGTTTCATAGCAGAGGCTTAGATTATCTTGGCTGAGACGATTTCCTGAGATTATCGCGCTTCAATAGATATTTATAGAAAATCGCTTGTGGTCCGATTTTTCTAGTATATCGTTTCATGGGCGATAAGTGTGCGTCTTGGAATCCGCAGAAATGGGGTCATTGGGCGCCACGCTTCATGGGTAACGCAGCTGAACTGGGGAGAAACCCCTTGCCAGGTCCCTCACCAGGCCGCGGCGCTCCCAGGCGACGGCGCCGTGGGCGAGGGCCAGGAGGCGGTATTCGTCGTCTTCCGTGAGGCCCTTGGGGTCCGCCAGCACGATCCACACCCGGTAGTCGCCGGGGGGCGCGGTGTTCCTGGGCCAAAAAATATTCTCCATCGGCTCGGGGCACCGGCTCTCGCCGACGTTGCAGTCGACGTCCAGGGTGCCCTGGGAGGGCGCGGTACGGCGCACGTAGTCGATGGGCTCGCCCAGGGCGCTGACCACGTAGAGATCCAGATCCGCGCTTCCGGACCACAGCAGCCGGAAGGCGAGATCCCCCGTGCCCGGTCGAACAGTGCCCGGCTGGGGCGCGGTGGAGGCGCAGCCGGTGAGCCCCGCGACGACGAGACCGAGAACGGCGACGGTGAGGATCAATAGCAGCCCGTGGGTTGGCTTCGGGGCTTGGCGAGGTCGAGCTGGGATGGGGTGCACGGTGCGGTGTTTCATGGCGCGGTGGTTCATGGCGCGGTGGTTCATGGCGCTCTTCCTGAGTCGATGGGGCTTGGATGAGTTGGGTGGGCGATCAGCGTTGCCGACTCTAGGCAATGACAACTC
This region of Acidobacteriota bacterium genomic DNA includes:
- a CDS encoding SatD family protein, yielding MKLRELPEHFATVLGDVVDSRGYPDQASLLRELRRLLQLVNQRVPALQPLSCSVGDEFQGVYESLKEALLATLAVQLHAKGSFEVRFGLGWGPISVFSPEEAPMGQSGPAWWMAREAIDEAKNQVRGWPEGAHSRFRCDDRWTFGTINALLLYRDQIVFGMDEKDAAIALGLLDGKRQTDLARELSITQSAVSARQRGKGPAALLRAHEVIAESWSPTT